In the Anastrepha obliqua isolate idAnaObli1 chromosome 1, idAnaObli1_1.0, whole genome shotgun sequence genome, one interval contains:
- the LOC129235458 gene encoding succinate dehydrogenase assembly factor 3, mitochondrial: protein MSKIIIDQLNHAQKVRILYKTILRLHRGLPEELRDLGDKYARDEFRRHLTCAPMEAQLFMTEWAKYAVTITSQLGLKGKPTGAIGDELDTSTVEMLKDDQVVQLYELMLAAKGVEGDKITVEDVKGK from the exons atgtctaaaataataatagatcAACTAAATCACGCACAAAAGGTGCGTATTTTATATAAGACAATATTACGCTTGCACAGAG GCTTGCCAGAGGAATTGCGCGATTTAGGTGATAAATATGCACGCGATGAATTTAGGCGGCATCTCACATGTGCACCTATGGAGGCGCAACTATTTATGACGGAATGGGCC AAATACGCAGTAACGATCACCTCACAACTAGGATTGAAAGGTAAACCAACTGGGGCAATAGGTGATGAATTGGACACCAGTACCGTTGAAATGCTTAAAGACGATCAAGTCGTTCAATTATATGAGCTCATGTTAGCTGCTAAAGGCGTTGAAGGTGACAAAATTACAGTTGAAGATGTgaaagggaaataa
- the LOC129235457 gene encoding dihydrofolate reductase-like: MLKFNLIVAVCENSGIGLNGELPWRLKSELKYFSTTTRRRQNPKKHNVVIMGRRTYYGIPENKRPLFDRVNVVLSTTLKSAELPENVLLHSSLEAAMQHLEQSDQQEQIDTVWIVGGSQVYKEAMDSPRCHRLYLTKILKDFKCDTFFPNIPADFQEVEPDPEMPLGIQQEGCIQYEYKVLEKQGNANYIE; the protein is encoded by the exons ATGTTGAAATTTAACTTAATCGTCGCGGTTTGCGAGAATTCCGGTATTGGCCTAAACGGTGAATTACCATGGCGTCTTAA ATCGGAGTTGAAATACTTTTCGACCACAACTAGACGCCGGCAAAATCCCAAGAAGCACAATGTGGTGATAATGGGACGAAGAACGTATTATGGCATACCTGAAAATAAACGACCACTTTTTGATCGCGTAAATGTCGTATTGAGTACGACACTCAAATCAGCCGAATTGCCAGAAAATGTCTTATTGCATTCTAGTTTAGAGGCGGCAATGCAGCATTTGGAACAGTCCGATCAACAGGAGCAAATTGATACGGTTTGGATTGTTGGCGGTAGCCAAGTATACAAAGAGGCCATGGATTCGCCACGCTGTCATCGACTATACTTAACTAAAATTCTCAAAGATTTTAAATGTGACACGTTCTTTCCTAATATCCCTGCCGATTTTCAAGAGGTTGAACCCGATCCAGAGATGCCACTGGGTATTCAACAGGAAGGGTGCATTCAATATGAATATAAAGTGTTAGAAAAGCAAGGAAATGCCAATTATATCGAGtag
- the LOC129252899 gene encoding dihydrofolate reductase encodes MLQFNLIAAVCENFGIGLNGDLPWSLKSEWEYFTNTTKRRRDTAKQNVVIMGRRTYLSIPENKRPLAERLNIVLSTTILPIELPDNVLLFPNLETAMKHLEQVNVCENIETVWIVGGSGVYREAMFSPRCHRLYITRIKQNFKCDTYFPEIPNDFKQIEPDLETPTGIQEENGIQYEYTILQK; translated from the exons ATgttgcaatttaatttaattgccgCTGTTTGTGAGAACTTCGGAATTGGCTTAAATGGAGACTTGCCGTGGAGTTTAAA GTCAGAATGGgaatattttacaaacacaACAAAACGCCGACGTGATACTGCAAAGCAGAACGTTGTTATAATGGGACGGCGTACGTATTTAAGTATACCCGAGAATAAACGGCCGCTTGCAGAACGACTTAACATTGTTTTAAGCACAACGATTTTACCAATTGAGCTTCCTGACAATGTGCTCTTATTCCCAAATCTGGAGACAGCAATGAAGCACTTGGAGCAAGTAAATGTATGCGAAAATATTGAAACGGTTTGGATTGTTGGCGGAAGTGGCGTATATAGAGAAGCTATGTTTTCACCGCGTTGTCACCGCCTCTACATTACAAgaattaagcaaaattttaaatgtgatACATATTTTCCCGAAATACCTAACGACTTCAAACAGATAGAACCAGATCTGGAGACTCCAACAGGCATACAAGAAGAAAATGGTATACAATACGAATACACAATTTTACAAAAGTAA